The genomic DNA TGAACTTCGCCTCGTCGCCGCCGGCGTCGGGGTGATGGGTGCGCGCGAGCTTGCGAAAGGCCTTCTTTATCTCGTCGGCCGTCGCCGTGCGTGGAACGCCCAGCGTCTTGTAGTAATCAGGAGTCGCCGCCATAAAACGCTCCACCTCCTCAATCTATCGAGTAAACCAAAAGCGGGCAGCCTCTTGGCCTTGCCCGCTCTGGTCGTTTGCTTTTACTTTTCCGCGTCTTCCTGCGGTTTCTCCCGTTTGGGACCGCCGGAGGTGACGGTTACCATTGCAGGCCTGAGAACTTTCGTTCCCATCTTGTAACCTCGTTGGTATACCTCGGACACCGTCTCGTCGGGCACGCTGGCATCGTCCACCGTGGCCACCGCTTGCGCTTCCAGCGCGTCGAACGCTTCGCCGGCCGGGTCGATAACCTCAACGCCGTCCTTCTTCAGCACGTCGACGAGCTTCGCATGCACGGCCTTTACGCCGTCGAACAGGCCGCCTTCGCCGTTCTTCGTCGCGTAGTCGATGGTGCGCTCGAAGTCGTCGATGACGGGCAGCAGGCTGGTGACCAGCTTCTCCGTCGCGCGCGCCTTCTCGACCTCGCGCTGCTCGGTGGTGCGGCGGCGATACGTGTCCCACTCGGCGTGCAGGCGCAGGTACTTGTCCTGCCAATCCTGGGCCTCCGCCTTGGCCTGAGCCACCTGCTCGTCAGCCGAAGGGCCGGCGTCTTCGATGACCTCGGCCTCGATCGCCTCGCCTTGCGGCGCCGCTTCCGCGGCGGCAGCGTCGGAAGAGGGGGTTTCCTTGCTGCCGCTCGCGTCGGCGGGCCGGGCCTGCGGCTGGGCTTTCGCATCCGCAGGACGGTCGTCTTCGACGGGAATGCTCTTGCCTGCGCCTTGAGCCGCGCGCTCGGGCGTGGGCTGGTTGGGCTGGGCCATAGCGATTACTTCCCTTCCTTCTTGTCGTCGTCCTCGACGACCTCGTAGTCGGCTTCGATGGTGTCATCGGCCGGGGTGGACTCGGCGGCAGCGGCCTGCGAAGCGGCGTCCGGGCCCTGCGTGGAGTACACGACCTCGGCCAGCTTGTAGCCCGCCTGCTGCATCTTCTCGGTCGCGGCCTTGATGGCGTCCATGTCGGAGCCCTCGAGCGCCTGCTTCGCCTCGGCGATGGCCTCCTCAGCGGCGGACTTCACGTCGGCCGGAGCCTTGTCGCCCACTTCCTGGAGCGTCTGCTCGGTGGCGTTCACCAACGCGTCGGCGTTGTTGCGAACCTCGATCTCTTCCTTGCGCTTGGCGTCTTCCTCGGCATGGGCCTCGGCGTCCTTCACCATGCGCTCGACCTCGTCGTCGTTCAGCGCGGTGGAGCCGGAGATGGTGATCTGCTGCTGCTTGCCGGTGCCCAGGTCCTTCGCCGACACGTTCACGATGCCGTTGGCGTCGATGTCGAAAGTGACCTCGATCTGCGGCACACCACGGCGCGCAGCCGGGATGCCGGTGAGCTGGAACTTGCCCAGCGTCTTGTTGTCGGAGGCCATCTGGCGCTCGCCCTGCAGCACGTGCACCTCGACCGACGTCTGGTTGTCGGACGCGGTGGAGTAGATCTCGGTCTTGCGGGTGGGGATGGTGGTGTTGCGCTCGATCATCTTCGTCATGACGCCGCCCATCGTCTCCACGCCCAGCGACAGCGGGGTCACGTCGAGCAGCAGGATGCCCTCGACGTCGCCGGCCAGCACGCCGCCCTGGACCGCCGCACCCATGGCCACGACCTCGTCCGGGTTCACGGACATGTTCGGATCCTTGCCGGTGAGCTTCTTCACGAGGTCCTGCACGGCGGGCATACGGGTGGAGCCGCCCACGAGGATGACCTCGTCGATGTCGCCCGTCTTGAGGCCGGCATCCTTGAGCGCCTGCTCAACGGGCTTCTTCACGCGGTCGAGCAGATCCTTCGTGATGCGCTCGAACTCGGCGCGCGTCAGCGTGTAGTCGAGGTGCTTCGGGCCGGAAGCGTCGGCCGTGATGAACGGCAGGTTGATGTTGGCCTGCGTGGTGGAGGACAGCTCCATCTTCGCCTTCTCGGCGGCTTCCTTCAAACGCTGCAGAGCCATCTTGTCCTGGCGCAGGTCGATGCCGTTCTCGGCCTGGAACTTGTCAGCCATCCAGTCGATGATGCGCTGGTCCCAGTCGTCGCCGCCCAGGTGGTTGTCGCCCGCGGTGGACGCAACCTCGAACACGCCGTCGCCCAGCTCCAGGATGGACACGTCGAACGTACCGCCGCCCAGGTCGAAGACGAGGATCTTCTCATCCTTGTTGGTCTTGTCGAGGCCGTAGGCCAGCGCGGCGGCCGTGGGCTCGTTGATGATGCGGAGCACTTCGAGGCCCGCGATCTTGCCGGCGTCCTTCGTGGCCTGGCGCTGCGCGTCGTTGAAGTACGCGGGCACCGTGATGACGGCCTGCGTCACCGGGGAGCCCAGCTGCTTCTCGGCGTCGTTCTTCAGCTTCTGCAGTACCATGGCGGAGATTTCCTCCGGCGTGTAGTCCTTGCCGTCGATGTCGACCACCGCGCGGCCGTCCTTGCCCTTCTGCAGCTTGTAGCTGACGGTCTTGCGCTCTTCCGGCGTCTCGTCGTAGGAACGGCCGATGAAGCGCTTCACGGACGACACGGTGTTCTCGGGGTTCGTGACGGCCTGGTTCTTCGCGGCCTTGCCCACGACGCGCTCGCCGTCCTTGCGGAAGCCCTCGACCGACGGGGTGGTGCGGTCGCCCTCGGCGTTCACGAGGATTTCGGGCTCGGAGCCCTCCATGACGGCCATGGCGGAGTTCGTCGTGCCCAAGTCGATACCAAGAATCTTGCTCATTATCCTGCTTCCTCTCTGTTGGAGTTGTTACCTAAGTAAGTCGTTAGCAGTCGGTTTCTGTTTATGCGCCAAAGCACGCCCTGAGGGCGCACTCGGTGGACGAAGGGCGGCGGCTTGGAGATGCGATCCGCAAGCTCAACCTCGCTTCGACAAATTGGACTATATAATCTAAGTCTCATGCTGTCAAGTTAGTTACCAATTTGTCATATAAGTTTTGTTAACGTCCCAAACTATAGCTATCGAATGCCTATTGCGCTCCTCTCGCGCCGCACCGTTACGCCGCTTCCACGCACTTGTTTCCCGAACGCAAAGAACCCCCGCCTCATGAAAGAGACAGGGGTTCTCGTTGCGCTTGTCGAAAGCGAATTGAGCGGGAGGTTAGTCCTCGATGACCTCGGGGATCGCACCCATGGGGCACTCCTCGACGCAGTCGCCGCACGCGATGCAGGCGTCCTCGTTCACGACCTCAGCGACGCCGCCGACCACTTCGAGCACTTCCTGCGGGCAGGCATCGACGCAGATGCCGCAACCGATGCACTCATCGGCTTCGATAACCGGGTGAGACATAGTTAACTCCTTCTCGTCTAAAGCATTCCGACGGGATGCGTCGGGTCACTTCCCCAAAAACTTTATGCCCGCAAGATACCATTGTTGTCCGCAAATGCAAGAAGAAATGGCGAATTTCTCAGGGTGCGGCGGCAAATTCTCTATCGAAAGCGCCGCCGCTTTCATGCCCCGAAAGGCGCTATCGAAGGCCTTTGCGCATGTCAGCGCTCTCTTCCATACGCATGAGGGTGCTGCATGGAGAGCTTCTAGCAAATGCGCGGCAATTGCTCGCCCACCAGCATGTCGAGGATGCGCGTACCGCCGAACGCCGTGCGCAGGAACACCTTGGAGCCGCGCTCGGGACGGGCGGCCGACACCTCGCCGATGATGGCCGCATCGGCGCCGTACCGGTTCGCGCGCATGGCCGCGAGCGCTGCGTCGGCCTCCTCGGCCGCCACAACGCACACCATCTTGCCCTCGTTCGCCACCTGCAGCACGTCGTAGCCCAGCATCTCGCACGCGCCCTGCACGGCCGGCTTCACGGGGATGGCGTCTTCCTCCACCGTGATGTCCGTGTTCGACTGGGCAGCCAGCTCGTTCAGCGTGGAGGCCAGGCCGCCGCGCGTCGGGTCGCGGAAGCAGCGCGTGTTCGGCGCCGCCGCCAACACCTCGGCGATGAGGTGGTTGAGCGGGGCCGCGTCGCTTTCCAGATCGGCCGAGAAGCTCAAGCTCTCGCGGCAGCTCATGATGGTGATGCCGTGATCACCCAGCGTGCCGGTGACCAGCACTTTGTCGCCCGGCTTGCACTGCGCGCCACCCAGGTTCACGCCTTCGGGAATGGTGCCCACGCCGCTCGTGTTGATGTACACGCCGTCGCCGTGGCCGCGGTTCACCACTTTCGTGTCGCCGGTGACCAGATGCACGCCGGCCTCCTGCGCGCATTCCGCCATGGAGGCGCAGATGCGCTTGAGATCCTCAATGGGGAAGCCCTCCTCCAGCACGAAGCCGCAGCTGAGGTAGCGCGGCACGGCGCCGCTCGTGGCCACGTCGTTCACCGTGCCGCACACGGCGAGGCGTCCGATGTCGCCGCCCGGGAAGAAATGCGGCGTCACCACGAAGCTGTCGGTGGAGAACGCCAGCCGCTCGCCCGGAGCGGGCGCGGGCAGCACCGCCGCGTCGTCGCCGCGCAGCAGCTCGTCGCCGGCGTACGCGGCGAAGAACACATCGTCGATGATGCGCTTCATCATCGTCCCGCCGCTGCCGTGCCCCAGCATGACCGTGGTATCCATAAAGCTCCTTGCCCTTCTCGTGAGTCGATGCGAACGAATGTTTCACGTGAAACACCGCCCGTCCTGCAAAGCCGACGAGGGTTTCCGCGGCGCCCGAGATCGCTCCGCTTCGCGGCCGCGCGTGCTTCGCGCGCAAGGGAAAGCGAGCAAATGGCGAGATCGGGTGCCACGGGAAGCCGCAGCGTCGACCCGTTCCGATAGCCGGTAGGCCGCCGGAACCGTATACCTATATATGCTGCCCCGTCGTGGTGACCACGAGACGACCGTTCTTCACGCCCTTCGTGCCCAGGATGAGGTTCGCGATGTCCTGCACGAGACCCGTTTCGCCGCGCAGCACGATGACCTCAAGGCAATGGTGCGCGTCGAGATGCACGTGCATGGACGAGATGATGGATTCGAAGTAATCGTGCTGGATAGCGTGCAGCTTCTCCTGCAAGTCGCTGGCGTGATGGTCGAAGACGATGGTCAACGTGCCCACCACCTCCATGCCCGGCGTGGAGCACTCGTCCTCCACCAACGCGTCGCGCACGAGGTCGCGCACCACTTCGCTGCGGTTTTTCGCCAGCCCGCGGCGCGCGACCAGCTGGTCGAAGCGAACGAGCAGCTCCTCGGGCATGGCCACCGAGAAGCGCATGAGATCGTTGCTCATACGTGCGGCGCCTACACGAGGTTGACGGTGACGTTCGCCGAAGCTTCGGCATCGTCCTCGAGGGCATCCTTGGCCTCGTCGAGCAGCGCGCGCACGTCGTCCAGCATGGCCTGGGCGGCATGCATCTTCTCGGAAACGGTGGCGAAGCCGGCATCTCCCGCCATATGCCCCAGGTTGTGCGCCCAGCGACGCTCCAACTTGATATGGTCGTCGATCTGCTCGATCATCTGCTCGAATTGCCCTGTGTTGATTCCGTTCGTGCACATACGCGCTCTCCTATCGTGATGCCGCCGCAGCGCCCATGCCGCGGCGGGCGTTTCTTGCTATCATTACGGTTATACGGCGAACCTATCTCGACCGCAAGGGATCGTGTGAAAAAATCTGCGAATGGTAACATGTACGAAGTGGCTCTCGACGAAGCGTGGGAGCTGTTCGACGAGCACCTTGATGGGGCGCGCTTGGCGCTCGTGTGCGTAGCGAGCGGAAGCGCCCTGAGCGAGCGCAGCCGAGCAGCGCTGAACAGCGCGATGGCTTCGTTGGGATACGGAAGCGGCGCGTGCACGTTCGCCGCCGTGGAAGGGCTGGACGACCAGGCGCTGTTCCTGCTGGTGGAGGGGCTCGACCCGCTCTGTCTGATCGCGACCGATTCGACAGCGGCCGCCGCGCTGGGACGCGCGTACCGCTGCGAGGTTCCCTTGGGAAAGCCCGGCCGCGCGTTCGGGCGCAGCGTGGTGGCATTCCGCGACTTCGACGCGATGCTCGACGACGGGCAAGACAAGCAGATCGCCTGGGCGCTGCTCAAGAAGCTGCCCCGCTTCGGAGAATAGGAAACGCCCCGAAAGCTCGATGCCTCCGAGGCGTTCTACGTACAAATGTTTCACGTGAAACATTCGCTTCGCTCTTCGTTTAGGACACGACCACGCTTTCGGCGGCCTTCAGGAGGTCGTGGACCTCGTCCACCGTCTCGGCTTCAGCGTAGATGCGCACGAGCGGCTCGGTGCCGGAGGGGCGCATCATCACCCACGCGTCGCCTTCCAGGTAGAACTTCACGCCGTCGCGACGATCCACGTCCACCACCTGCTTGCCGCAGATCTCGGCAGGCGCGTAGTTCGGCACGATCTCGGCGCGGAAGTTCGCCATCTGCTCGTCAGTGATCTTCAGGCCTTGGCGCTCGAACTCCAGCTTGCCCACCTTCTGGAACATATCGTCCACCAACTGACCCAGGCTCATGCCGCGCTGCGCCATCGTCTCGCACAGGAGCAGCGCCATCAGCAAGCCGTCGCGCTCCATGACGTGGCTGGGGATGCCGATGCCGCCGGACTCCTCGCCGCCCAGCATGACGTCGCCCTTCTCCATCTCGGCGTAGATCCACTTGAAGCCCACCGGCGTGCTGGTCAGCTCCAGGCCCAAGCGCTTGCACTGGCGAGCCAGCATGGCCGACGCGGTGATGGTGGACACGACGCGACCGGTGAGGCCCTTGTCCTCGGCGAGGTGCGAGGTAAGCAGCGTGATGATGCGATGCGGGTTCACGAAGTTGCCGCGCTCGTCAACCGCGCCGATGCGGTCAGCGTCGCCGTCGTTGATGAAGCCGGCGTCGTAACCCAGCTCGGGAACCTTCGCGATGCAGCGGTCGACCCAGGGCGGAATAGGCTCGGGGTGCAGTCCGTCGAACGTCGGATCCTCGGCGTTGTTGATCTCGCACACTTCCACGCCCAGATCGCGCAGCAGCTGCGCCAGATAGATGCGGCCGGCGCCGTACAGCGGATCCACCACCACGCGCAGGTTGGCGTTGCGGATGGCCTCGACGTCCACGCGCTCCTTCAAGGTGGCGAGGTACGGGGTCATGAGGTCGACCGTTTCGAACGCACCGCGCGCGTCGGCGGGTGCGTCGGCGAACGCAGCCTCCACGCGGTCGGTGAACTCCTTGCCCGCCGCGCCGCCGTCGTTCATGCGCAGCTTCACGCCCAGGTATTCGGCCGGGTTGTGGCTGCTGGTCAGCATGATGCCGCCCACCGCGTCGGCGTCCTGCGCCACCGACCAGCACAGCGTAGGCGTGGGGCAGTAGTCCTGCGTGAGCAGCACGCGGAAGCTCTGCGCCGCCGCGACCTCGGCCGCCAGCTGCGCGTAAGCGTGCGCATCCTGTCGGCAATCGTGACCGACGATGAGGGTGCCGGGCGCGTCGGCCGGACGGCCGGCTGCAACCGCGTCCTCCTTGAACACGCGCGCAGCCGCGTCGATGACGCGCACGAGGTTGTCGTTGGTGAAGTCCTCGCCGATGATGGCTCGCCATCCATCGGTTCCGAAATGAATTTCTGCCACGGAGCTTCCTTTCTCAAAGCCTGTTGCTCACCAGTATAGTCAATCGGCCGAGCAAGGCGCGGTTTCGTCGCAAAATAGACAGGGGAACGGATGTTTCACGTGAAACACTCGCCCGAACACGAAATGCATGTAAAGCCTCCCCGAACAAAACCCGTGCCGTCCTGATACGACGACGAGCACATACAGCACGGACGACCTGCACAGCAACGGACGACCCATCCGCCTCTATTTTCCTTCGCCAAATGCGATGCCGGTCATCCGACGAGGCCTCCGATGGCAAAAAAGCATCGAATTCGGAAGCCCGGAGTCGTGCCTTACACGCGCCGACGTCACGCCGAAAACGCTCGCCGCACAGAGCACCAGGTTACAGGCGAGACCCCTTTCGCCTTCGCGCGAAAAGTTTGCCCGAAAGACGGGATGATTTCCGAATTCGGTTGCTTTTTGCCATTTCGAGCGAGCAGGCTGACTAAGGCGCCCGCAAAGGAAGGCAATCCCGAGCATGATGCGCCAAGCAAGGAACCGAAACTGTTGTTTCGCATGCAGAAACCGAGGAAGGCATGCTCCGAGGGCGAGGGGCGGACCGAGAGGCGAAGGAGAAGGCGCACAGGCGCAACGGGCGCACGTCGCGCAAAATGACTCCGAAAGCAGCACAGGCCGCGGGGGGAAGCGGCCTGTGCTTGGACGAGTGAAACGAGGAGAACCGTTGGAGTCGGTGTGTCCACGAGTCATACTTTACGACGTTTATTATCCTGTGTCAAGAATAATATTCCTGCCTTTTCCGAATGTTTCACGTAAAACATTCGTGCGGCTTCCCGCGGCGCCGCACGGGGCCCCGCGCGAGCCCGTGCGGCCTTGCCGCCGAGCGGAACGCGGGCCATGTGCCTTTTGCTGAATTTGCGCGCGATCTGTTCCACCTGCTACTATGGCAACAGTCAGTCCCGAGAGGAGCTTCAATGGCGAACAAGAGCTTGGCCAAGGATCATGCCGATATCTGCGTGCTCGTAACGGGCGGAGCCGGGTTCATCGGAAGTCACACCTGCGTCGAATTGCTGGATCAGGGCTACCACGTGGTCGTTGTGGACGACCTGAGCAACTCGAGCGAGCTCGCGCTTGACCGGGTGCGACAGATCACCGGCCTGGCGGCAAACGACGACCGCCTGAAATTCTACGAGGCGAACATCCTCGATCGCGCGGCGCTCGACCGCGTCTTCTCCGAGAACGACGTGGACGCCATCATCCACTTCGCCGGCTTCAAGGCCGTGGGCGAAAGCGTGCAGAAGCCGCTGGAATACTACTGGAATAACTTCGCGGGCACGCTGGCCCTGTGCGACGTGGCCCGCGCGCACGGCGTGAAGAACCTCGTGTTCTCGTCGAGCGCCACGGTGTACGGCGAGCCGGAGTTCATCCCCATCACCGAGGATTGCCCGAAGCACGACGCCACGAATCCCTACGGCTGGACGAAGTCCATGCTGGAGCAGGTGCTGACCGACCTGTACGTGGGCGACGACGAATGGAACGTTGTGCTGCTGCGCTATTTCAACCCCATCGGCGCGCACGAGAGCGGCCTGATCGGCGAGGATCCCAAGGGCATCCCCAACAACCTGCTGCCCTACGTTGCGCAGGTGGCCGTAGGCAAGCTGGAAAGCGTCGGCGTGTTCGGCGACGACTATCCCACGCACGACGGCACCGGCGTGCGCGACTACATCCACGTGGTGGACCTTGCGCGCGGCCACGTGGCGGCGCTCGACTGGATGGGCGGCAAAGTGGGCACCGGCGAAGCGAAAACGGCCGGCACCATGGCGGGCGAACCGGCAGCGGACGGCACGCGTCGCGGCGTGGGCATTTTCAATCTGGGAACCGGCACGGGCTCCAGCGTGCTGGACGTGGTACATTCCTTCGAGCGCGCCTGCGGACGCGAGCTGCCCTACCAGATCAAGCCGCGTCGCGCGGGCGACGTAGCTGTAAACTACGCGGCCTGCGACAAAGCGCGCGACGAGCTGGGCTGGGTCGCGCAGTACGACCTCGACCGCATGTGCGCCGACGGATGGCGCTGGCAGTCGCAGAACCCGGACGGCTACGCGACCGCTCGGGCCTAGACCGAATCCTCGACGCGGCCCTCGTTCTTCTCGTCGTACATGGCCCGATCGGCCGCGTCGAACAGCTCCTGATAGGTAGCGCCATCCTGAGGATAGCGCGCCACCCCGACGCTCAAAGCGATGGGCACCCCCAACGAGCGCGAGGCTTCTGCGATCAACGAACTCAGAGCCTCGCGCTTCGCTTCGATAACCGCATCGTCGTTTGCGCCCACGAGGAACGCCACGAACTCGTCGCCGCCGACGCGCCCCACCGGATCACGATGACGGAACACGTCGAGCAACGAACGCGCCACCTCTTCCAGAACCCGGTCGCCCATGCTGTGACCGTATTCGTCGTTGACCTGCTTGAATCGATCCATGTCGATCACGAACAGCAAGCCCCTGCCCGTCTCGGGCAGCAATGCCGCCATCTTCTCCTG from Eggerthella lenta DSM 2243 includes the following:
- a CDS encoding phosphoglucosamine mutase, whose protein sequence is MAEIHFGTDGWRAIIGEDFTNDNLVRVIDAAARVFKEDAVAAGRPADAPGTLIVGHDCRQDAHAYAQLAAEVAAAQSFRVLLTQDYCPTPTLCWSVAQDADAVGGIMLTSSHNPAEYLGVKLRMNDGGAAGKEFTDRVEAAFADAPADARGAFETVDLMTPYLATLKERVDVEAIRNANLRVVVDPLYGAGRIYLAQLLRDLGVEVCEINNAEDPTFDGLHPEPIPPWVDRCIAKVPELGYDAGFINDGDADRIGAVDERGNFVNPHRIITLLTSHLAEDKGLTGRVVSTITASAMLARQCKRLGLELTSTPVGFKWIYAEMEKGDVMLGGEESGGIGIPSHVMERDGLLMALLLCETMAQRGMSLGQLVDDMFQKVGKLEFERQGLKITDEQMANFRAEIVPNYAPAEICGKQVVDVDRRDGVKFYLEGDAWVMMRPSGTEPLVRIYAEAETVDEVHDLLKAAESVVVS
- the galE gene encoding UDP-glucose 4-epimerase GalE, with the translated sequence MANKSLAKDHADICVLVTGGAGFIGSHTCVELLDQGYHVVVVDDLSNSSELALDRVRQITGLAANDDRLKFYEANILDRAALDRVFSENDVDAIIHFAGFKAVGESVQKPLEYYWNNFAGTLALCDVARAHGVKNLVFSSSATVYGEPEFIPITEDCPKHDATNPYGWTKSMLEQVLTDLYVGDDEWNVVLLRYFNPIGAHESGLIGEDPKGIPNNLLPYVAQVAVGKLESVGVFGDDYPTHDGTGVRDYIHVVDLARGHVAALDWMGGKVGTGEAKTAGTMAGEPAADGTRRGVGIFNLGTGTGSSVLDVVHSFERACGRELPYQIKPRRAGDVAVNYAACDKARDELGWVAQYDLDRMCADGWRWQSQNPDGYATARA
- the dnaK gene encoding molecular chaperone DnaK, with product MSKILGIDLGTTNSAMAVMEGSEPEILVNAEGDRTTPSVEGFRKDGERVVGKAAKNQAVTNPENTVSSVKRFIGRSYDETPEERKTVSYKLQKGKDGRAVVDIDGKDYTPEEISAMVLQKLKNDAEKQLGSPVTQAVITVPAYFNDAQRQATKDAGKIAGLEVLRIINEPTAAALAYGLDKTNKDEKILVFDLGGGTFDVSILELGDGVFEVASTAGDNHLGGDDWDQRIIDWMADKFQAENGIDLRQDKMALQRLKEAAEKAKMELSSTTQANINLPFITADASGPKHLDYTLTRAEFERITKDLLDRVKKPVEQALKDAGLKTGDIDEVILVGGSTRMPAVQDLVKKLTGKDPNMSVNPDEVVAMGAAVQGGVLAGDVEGILLLDVTPLSLGVETMGGVMTKMIERNTTIPTRKTEIYSTASDNQTSVEVHVLQGERQMASDNKTLGKFQLTGIPAARRGVPQIEVTFDIDANGIVNVSAKDLGTGKQQQITISGSTALNDDEVERMVKDAEAHAEEDAKRKEEIEVRNNADALVNATEQTLQEVGDKAPADVKSAAEEAIAEAKQALEGSDMDAIKAATEKMQQAGYKLAEVVYSTQGPDAASQAAAAESTPADDTIEADYEVVEDDDKKEGK
- the nikR gene encoding nickel-responsive transcriptional regulator NikR, yielding MSNDLMRFSVAMPEELLVRFDQLVARRGLAKNRSEVVRDLVRDALVEDECSTPGMEVVGTLTIVFDHHASDLQEKLHAIQHDYFESIISSMHVHLDAHHCLEVIVLRGETGLVQDIANLILGTKGVKNGRLVVTTTGQHI
- a CDS encoding nucleotide exchange factor GrpE, with amino-acid sequence MAQPNQPTPERAAQGAGKSIPVEDDRPADAKAQPQARPADASGSKETPSSDAAAAEAAPQGEAIEAEVIEDAGPSADEQVAQAKAEAQDWQDKYLRLHAEWDTYRRRTTEQREVEKARATEKLVTSLLPVIDDFERTIDYATKNGEGGLFDGVKAVHAKLVDVLKKDGVEVIDPAGEAFDALEAQAVATVDDASVPDETVSEVYQRGYKMGTKVLRPAMVTVTSGGPKREKPQEDAEK
- a CDS encoding 4Fe-4S binding protein → MSHPVIEADECIGCGICVDACPQEVLEVVGGVAEVVNEDACIACGDCVEECPMGAIPEVIED
- the hypE gene encoding hydrogenase expression/formation protein HypE, encoding MDTTVMLGHGSGGTMMKRIIDDVFFAAYAGDELLRGDDAAVLPAPAPGERLAFSTDSFVVTPHFFPGGDIGRLAVCGTVNDVATSGAVPRYLSCGFVLEEGFPIEDLKRICASMAECAQEAGVHLVTGDTKVVNRGHGDGVYINTSGVGTIPEGVNLGGAQCKPGDKVLVTGTLGDHGITIMSCRESLSFSADLESDAAPLNHLIAEVLAAAPNTRCFRDPTRGGLASTLNELAAQSNTDITVEEDAIPVKPAVQGACEMLGYDVLQVANEGKMVCVVAAEEADAALAAMRANRYGADAAIIGEVSAARPERGSKVFLRTAFGGTRILDMLVGEQLPRIC